The DNA region TTATTCCATAAAACAGTAGAAAATGATATATTATTTAAATCTTTACAATGATACATAAATCTTTTTCTTTCAAACTTTTCAAAAGGATTTGCCAAAATATTTTGTTTTATCTTTGAATTATTATTTATAAAGTCTTGATTTTCAAATGGAGATTTATTTCTATCTATTTTTAAATTATTATCCAACCTATACTGATAAAACTTTTTAAACTCAGTAACAAGTTCATCTAAATTACATTCTCCATTATGATTAATAACTTTAAACATAGAAAGTATAAAAACCATTTTATAAGATAATGAATAGTTCCCTTCTTCTATAAATTCAAAAAAATCTTCATAAATTGTTTCATCATTATGAACTTTTAAATTTTTAAATTTTCTAATTTTATCAACTTGAGATGGATGATAGTAATTAATAAACTTTTTCCCAACAGGTATCTGAACATCTGGTTTAACTTCTTTTTTCTTTACCCAACTTTTTAATGTACCTGTTGAAATATAAAGTTCTCGTGCAAGCTGTTCATCACTTAAATAGTCTGCATACTTTTCTTCAAATGTAAATATATCAATATGCTCTAATTTTCTCTCTTCTTCATAAAGACCTTCTAATATAACCTCTTCATGTGATTTACTATCTGGATTTAAAACATCTGCCCAAGCTTTATATTCACTAACTCCCAAAAGAGCATGAATTGACCAAGGAGTATTTTTAAATGTTCCAAGTCCACCATAATTATCAACTATATCTATAACATATAACGCCTCTTTCCCCTTATATTTTCTTGTTCCTCTGCCTATCTGTTGAGTATATA from Hydrogenimonas thermophila includes:
- a CDS encoding DEAD/DEAH box helicase — translated: MSEVRFNGKDYYSSDLQRTVIVPSRDQLIVDVLKKYFIDSGMPKKSGIIFCVSVAHAKKVARLMQEHNISCKAVSGNDKKSLKYIDEYQEGKIQFLTTCSLLNEGWDSPRTSIIVMARPTMSKVLYTQQIGRGTRKYKGKEALYVIDIVDNYGGLGTFKNTPWSIHALLGVSEYKAWADVLNPDSKSHEEVILEGLYEEERKLEHIDIFTFEEKYADYLSDEQLARELYISTGTLKSWVKKKEVKPDVQIPVGKKFINYYHPSQVDKIRKFKNLKVHNDETIYEDFFEFIEEGNYSLSYKMVFILSMFKVINHNGECNLDELVTEFKKFYQYRLDNNLKIDRNKSPFENQDFINNNSKIKQNILANPFEKFERKRFMYHCKDLNNISFSTVLWNKINNKNDINKIKMIFFNDLVKYYKELDSFDIEFWKNYWIFTI